From the Pseudoalteromonas tunicata genome, one window contains:
- a CDS encoding response regulator transcription factor, translating to MAHILLVEDDLVLQQLTKEYLIHNGFTVSVLGNGSEVLSSVQSLQPDLMILDVMLPGKDGFSVCREVRDKHSLPILMLTAKGEDFDQVVGLEFGADDYVVKPVEPRVLVARINAILRRHKPHRQHEELVFGQLKIDKTSRLVFLNQEEITLTSHEFELLWLLASNAGEVLNRDYVHQQMIGREYDGLDRTVDVRISRLRKKLLDNTDKPYRIKTVWGQGYLFVSDAWG from the coding sequence ATGGCGCATATATTGTTAGTTGAAGACGATTTAGTATTACAGCAGTTAACCAAAGAGTATTTAATTCATAATGGATTCACCGTATCTGTACTTGGCAATGGCAGTGAGGTGCTAAGTAGTGTTCAATCGTTACAGCCTGATTTAATGATTCTAGATGTAATGTTGCCGGGTAAAGATGGTTTTAGTGTGTGCCGTGAAGTACGAGATAAACACAGCTTACCTATTTTGATGTTAACCGCTAAGGGCGAAGATTTCGATCAAGTGGTGGGTTTAGAGTTTGGTGCAGATGATTATGTTGTTAAACCGGTTGAGCCGCGTGTTTTAGTTGCTCGAATAAATGCGATATTGCGTCGACACAAACCACATCGCCAACACGAAGAACTGGTATTCGGTCAGTTAAAAATAGATAAAACCAGCCGGTTAGTCTTTTTAAATCAAGAGGAAATCACATTAACGTCTCATGAATTTGAGCTGTTGTGGTTATTGGCCTCCAATGCGGGTGAAGTGCTCAATCGTGATTATGTACACCAGCAAATGATCGGCCGAGAATACGATGGGCTCGACCGTACAGTTGATGTGCGCATTTCACGTTTACGTAAAAAACTACTTGATAATACAGATAAACCTTATCGAATTAAAACCGTATGGGGCCAAGGATATTTATTTGTTTCGGATGCTTGGGGTTAA